In Primulina eburnea isolate SZY01 chromosome 14, ASM2296580v1, whole genome shotgun sequence, the following proteins share a genomic window:
- the LOC140812721 gene encoding probable BOI-related E3 ubiquitin-protein ligase 3, producing the protein MAVEARHLHLIPPQVLSNGNLMMNGVEVNGNVYGTPVAYGVMTPLSGMSAAMDAAVPMYGSAFTNTVTPKAVAMKSDSGITCAMPVSRKRSRDPVSPMLSTIFTNVLPSQSANNRCGSFNFLGEDISSHIQQQQMEIDLIISQHTEKVRMEMEERRRRYSTRFAAAVQQNIAKKLKAKEEEIEKIEKLNCALEEKVKLLCVENQIWRDLAQTNEATANALRCDLEQVLTHVQDEHQQNLIQRRRADEAALLDDAQSCCGSNYDEIGTLASAENQSTDNADHGVKSGNRTCRSCGKEESCVLLLPCRHLCLCAVCGSFLLTCPVCSSIKTASLHVNLSS; encoded by the exons ATGGCGGTTGAAGCTCGGCATCTCCATCTTATTCCTCCACAGGTCCTTAGCAATGG AAATTTGATGATGAACGGTGTGGAAGTTAATGGAAACGTCTATGGAACTCCGGTGGCATATGGGGTGATGACGCCTTTATCAGGGATGAGTGCGGCTATGGATGCCGCCGTTCCTATGTACGGCTCAGCGTTCACGAATACTGTTACGCCAAAAGCTGTGGCGATGAAATCTGATAGTGGCATCACCTGCGCCATGCCTGTTTCGAGGAAGCGTTCGAGGGATCCGGTCAGTCCTATGCTTTCGACGATATTCACGAACGTTTTACCAAGCCAGAGTGCGAATAATCGTTGCGGTTCGTTCAATTTTCTCGGAGAAGATATCTCGTCGCATATTCAACAGCAGCAAATGGAAATCGATCTTATCATCTCCCAACAT ACGGAAAAGGTGAGGATGGAAATGGAAGAGAGACGTCGGAGATATTCCACGCGGTTCGCTGCGGCTGTTCAACAGAACATAGCAAAGAAGCTGAAAgcaaaagaagaagaaatagaaAAAATCGAGAAGTTAAATTGCGCGCTGGAGGAGAAAGTGAAATTACTCTGTGTTGAAAATCAGATATGGAGGGATTTGGCACAGACAAACGAAGCTACTGCGAATGCTCTGAGATGCGATCTTGAGCAAGTCCTGACTCACGTGCAAGATGAACACCAACAGAATCTGATACAACGGCGCCGGGCCGATGAGGCGGCGTTGCTGGACGACGCACAGTCTTGTTGTGGCAGCAACTACGATGAAATCGGCACGCTGGCGTCGGCCGAAAACCAATCGACGGACAACGCAGATCACGGGGTCAAGAGTGGGAACAGGACTTGCAGGAGCTGCGGGAAAGAGGAATCTTGCGTGTTGCTTTTGCCTTGCAGGCATCTGTGTCTTTGTGCGGTCTGCGGGTCGTTTCTGCTCACTTGCCCCGTTTGCAGCTCCATCAAAACCGCTAGCCTCCACGTTAATCTCTCCTCATGA